A region of Drosophila suzukii chromosome 2L, CBGP_Dsuzu_IsoJpt1.0, whole genome shotgun sequence DNA encodes the following proteins:
- the tsh gene encoding protein teashirt, whose amino-acid sequence MLHEALMLEIYRQALNAGALPTARPRSTESANSSERCPSHDSNSSDNGGGGGGGGNGGGVGHRMDAAAMSAGVMVPTTMHSTFPAVPQSLPAQPPSMEAYLHMVAAAAQQYGFPLAAAAAAGAGPRLPLPMANEAAAPFKLPPQASPTASSNNSEALDFRTNLYGRAESAEPPASEGEEEDFDDGGNNPLDLSVGTRKRGHESEPQLGHIQVKKMFKSESPPANPVASPSASQLLPGVNPYLAAVAAANIFRAGQFPDWNGKSDLVVDPLEKMSDIVKGGGGGMSHKEKMHSSKATPPQAQAQPPKSPVQPPPNQNSESGGGSGGGGSGGAGGGGVTKARHNIWQSHWQNKGVASSVFRCVWCKQSFPTLEALTTHMKDSKHCGVNVPPFGNLPSNNPQPQHHHPAPPPPPQNHNLRKHGSGSGANHSPSANVKNAFQYRGDPPTPLPRKLVRGQNVWLGKGVEQAMQILKCMRCGESFRSLGEMTKHMQETQHYTNILSQEQSISIKSANANANSDAKESHNSLSSEESRTLSAVLTCKVCDKAFSSLGDLSNHMAKNNHYAEPLLQSAGGRKRPAPKKREKSLPVRKLLEMKGGAGNQDDLANEKSAVQGKPGLGPGGGDKNDAALFAERMRQYITGVKSPEEMAKVAAAQLLAKNKSPELVEQKNGNAKAPGASSVLSAIEQMFTTSFDTPPRHASLPASSPSNSSTKNTSPVASSILKRLGIDETVDYNKPLIDTNDPYYQHYRYTSSERSGSECSAEAKPRLDAPTPEKQQQTGGGGGGGGHEEEPSKLAIKQEREVDAEPIKMEIKSELADEQNEAEECSKMEATLVNGSAVNNNNNNNNNVERSSPKTPSSAASPQTRLLPPRSPAESQRSATPKSPASSHKSYDGSTEGNKKYPSDSLNALSSMFDSLGSTGAGAANTRAKLAAAASAGGSESPENLSAGGNSLAALRQFCVKKEKTA is encoded by the exons atgttgcACGAGGCTCTGATGCTCGAGATCTACAGACAGGCGCTAAATGCCGG AGCCCTGCCCACAGCTCGTCCGCGTTCCACGGAGTCGGCGAATTCCAGCGAGCGGTGTCCCTCGCACGACTCCAACTCCTCGGACAAcggaggtggtggtggtggtggcggcaACGGCGGTGGAGTGGGTCACCGGATGGACGCTGCCGCCATGTCCGCCGGAGTGATGGTCCCCACCACCATGCACTCGACATTCCCGGCGGTGCCGCAGTCTCTGCCCGCCCAGCCGCCCTCCATGGAGGCGTACCTGCACATGGTGGCCGCGGCCGCCCAGCAGTATGGATTCCCCCTGGCCGCAGCTGCAGCTGCGGGGGCGGGTCCCCGTCTGCCCCTCCCAATGGCCAATGAGGCAGCGGCTCCATTCAAACTTCCCCCGCAGGCTTCACCCACTGCATCCAGTAACAACTCAGAGGCTCTGGACTTTCGCACCAATTTGTATGGACGGGCGGAATCGGCGGAGCCGCCTGCCTCCGAGGGCGAAGAGGAGGACTTCGATGATGGTGGCAACAATCCGCTCGATCTCTCCGTGGGCACCCGCAAACGTGGCCACGAATCGGAGCCCCAGCTGGGTCACATCCAGGTCAAGAAGATGTTCAAGTCGGAGAGTCCGCCCGCGAATCCCGTGGCCTCGCCCTCGGCCAGCCAACTTTTGCCCGGAGTTAATCCATATCTGGCGGCCGTGGCGGCTGCCAATATTTTCCGAGCTGGTCAATTCCCTGACTGGAATGGCAAAAGCGATCTGGTGGTGGATCCGCTCGAGAAAATGTCCGATATTGTGAAGGGTGGAGGGGGTGGCATGAGCCACAAGGAGAAGATGCACTCGTCCAAGGCCACACCACCGCAGGCACAAGCTCAGCCGCCAAAGAGTCCGGTTCAACCGCCACCCAACCAGAATTCCGAGTCCGGAGGAGGATCGGGAGGTGGCGGAAGCGGTGGAGCCGGTGGCGGTGGAGTGACCAAGGCCAGGCACAACATCTGGCAATCGCACTGGCAGAACAAGGGAGTGGCCAGTTCGGTGTTCAGGTGTGTGTGGTGCAAGCAGAGTTTCCCCACCCTGGAGGCCCTCACCACCCACATGAAGGACAGCAAGCATTGCGGGGTGAATGTGCCGCCCTTTGGCAATCTGCCGAGCAACAATCCCCAGCCGCAGCATCATCATCCCGCTCCTCCGCCACCACCGCAGAATCATAACCTCCGGAAGCACGGCTCAGGAAGTGGTGCCAATCACTCACCATCGGCGAATGTAAAGAATGCCTTCCAATATCGCGGAGATCCACCCACACCGCTGCCCCGGAAATTGGTTCGTGGCCAGAATGTTTGGCTTGGCAAGGGTGTGGAACAGGCCATGCAGATCCTCAAGTGCATGCGTTGCGGTGAGAGCTTCCGATCCCTGGGTGAGATGACCAAGCACATGCAGGAGACGCAGCACTACACGAACATCCTGTCCCAGGAGCAGAGTATCTCCATAAAATCAGCGAATGCCAATGCCAACTCAGATGCCAAGGAGAGTCACAACAGTCTGAGTTCCGAGGAGAGTCGCACCCTTAGCGCTGTGCTTACCTGCAAGGTGTGCGACAAGGCCTTCAGTTCTCTAGGGGATCTGAGCAACCACATGGCCAAGAACAACCACTATGCCGAACCGCTTCTGCAATCCGCTGGAGGTCGTAAACGGCCGGCGCCAAAGAAGCGCGAGAAATCGCTGCCGGTTAGGAAACTCCTGGAGATGAAGGGTGGCGCCGGAAATCAGGATGATCTGGCAAACGAAAAGTCCGCGGTGCAGGGAAAACCTGGACTAGGACCTGGTGGAGGCGATAAGAACGATGCTGCTCTGTTTGCCGAACGAATGCGGCAATACATTACCGGGGTGAAGTCCCCCGAAGAAATGGCCAAAGTGGCTGCTGCTCAACTCCTTGCCAAAAACAAATCCCCCGAGCTGGTGGAGCAAAAGAATGGCAATGCCAAGGCTCCGGGGGCATCCTCGGTGCTAAGTGCCATCGAGCAGATGTTCACCACCAGCTTCGATACGCCTCCGCGACACGCCAGCCTGCCAGCCAGTAGTCCCTCCAACTCGTCCACCAAAAACACCTCGCCCGTGGCCTCCAGCATACTGAAACGCTTGGGCATCGATGAGACTGTGGACTACAATAAGCCGCTGATCGATACCAATGATCCGTACTATCAGCACTATAGGTACACCAGCAGCGAGAGGAGTGGCAGCGAGTGCAGTGCGGAAGCCAAGCCGAGATTAGATGCCCCAACTCCCGAGAAACAGCAGCAaacaggaggaggaggaggaggaggaggtcaCGAGGAGGAGCCATCCAAGCTGGCCATCAAGCAGGAAAGGGAAGTGGATGCGGAGCCCATTAAAATGGAGATCAAGTCTGAGCTGGCCGATGAGCAAAACGAAGCGGAGGAGTGCTCCAAAATGGAGGCCACTTTGGTCAATGGCAGTGCGgtcaataataacaataataataataacaatgtGGAGAGGAGCTCCCCAAAGACACCCTCATCGGCGGCCAGTCCCCAGACCAGGCTGCTACCACCCCGAAGTCCTGCCGAGAGTCAGAGATCAGCTACACCAAAGTCACCCGCCTCTAGCCACAAGTCCTACGATGGTAGTACCGAGGGCAACAAGAAGTATCCCAGTGATTCTCTGAACGCCCTGTCGTCCATGTTCGATTCCCTGGGCAGCACAGGAGCAGGAGCCGCCAATACCAGAGCCAAGCTAGCGGCTGCCGCTTCCGCCGGAGGATCAGAGTCGCCGGAGAATCTCAGCGCCGGCGGTAACTCATTGGCGGCCCTGCGACAATTCTGCGTGAAGAAGGAGAAGACCGCCTAA